A stretch of the Duncaniella dubosii genome encodes the following:
- a CDS encoding dihydroorotate dehydrogenase produces MANLSVNIGGLELSNPVMTASGTFGYGEEFTPFIDIDRLGAYIIKGTTLNPRQGNDYPRMVETPAGMLNAVGLQNKGVDYFIERIYPRIKDYKSRLIVNVSGANVDDYAETARRLHPLDGIKAIEVNISCPNVKEGGMAFGTTTNGAASVTRAVRQAYPDKTLIVKLSPNVTSIADIARAVEAEGADSVSLINTLMGMSIDVEKRRPHLSTVTGGLSGPAVRPVAVRMVWQVAKAVKIPVIGLGGIMNGRDAIEFMLAGARAVEIGTANFVDPAVTMKVIDFMEDYCRRHGINDINEIVGCI; encoded by the coding sequence ATGGCAAATCTTTCAGTCAACATAGGCGGTCTGGAACTCAGCAATCCGGTGATGACCGCATCGGGAACTTTCGGTTATGGCGAAGAGTTTACACCCTTCATCGACATCGACCGGTTAGGCGCATATATAATAAAAGGTACTACCCTCAATCCACGTCAGGGCAACGACTATCCGCGCATGGTCGAGACACCGGCCGGCATGCTTAACGCCGTCGGACTCCAGAACAAAGGAGTGGATTACTTCATCGAACGCATCTATCCCCGCATCAAGGACTACAAGTCACGGCTTATCGTGAATGTATCCGGTGCAAACGTCGACGATTATGCCGAGACCGCACGCCGTCTCCACCCTCTCGACGGAATAAAGGCCATCGAGGTCAATATTTCGTGTCCCAACGTCAAGGAGGGAGGAATGGCATTCGGCACGACAACCAACGGAGCAGCATCCGTCACCCGGGCAGTCCGTCAGGCATACCCCGACAAGACCCTGATTGTAAAACTCTCTCCCAACGTGACATCAATTGCCGACATCGCACGAGCCGTCGAAGCCGAAGGCGCAGACTCCGTTTCGCTTATCAACACACTCATGGGCATGTCGATTGATGTGGAAAAACGCCGTCCTCATCTGTCGACCGTCACAGGAGGCCTTTCCGGACCTGCGGTGCGCCCCGTCGCAGTCCGTATGGTTTGGCAAGTGGCAAAAGCCGTAAAAATCCCGGTCATCGGACTTGGAGGCATCATGAACGGCCGCGACGCCATCGAATTCATGCTCGCCGGCGCACGAGCCGTCGAGATAGGCACTGCCAATTTCGTAGACCCCGCAGTGACAATGAAAGTCATCGACTTCATGGAAGACTACTGCCGGCGACACGGCATAAACGACATCAATGAGATTGTAGGCTGTATCTAA